The Neovison vison isolate M4711 chromosome 5, ASM_NN_V1, whole genome shotgun sequence genome includes a region encoding these proteins:
- the LOC122907518 gene encoding small nuclear ribonucleoprotein G, with protein MSKAHPPELKKFMDKKLSLKLNGGRHVQGILRGFDPFMNLVIDECVEMATSGQQNNIGMVVIRGNSIIMLEALERV; from the coding sequence ATGAGCAAAGCTCATCCTCCCGAGCTGAAAAAATTTATGGACAAGAAATTATCATTGAAATTAAATGGTGGCAGACATGTTCAAGGAATATTGCGGGGGTTCGATCCATTTATGAATCTTGTGATAGATGAATGTGTGGAGATGGCAACTAGTGGGCAACAGAACAATATTGGAATGGTGGTAATACGAGGAAATAGTATCATCATGTTAGAAGCCTTAGAACGAGTATAA